In Leptospira levettii, the genomic window TTTAGTTTTGATCGCAAAACACTGTACAGACGATTTTTGACTTTTGGATCGGCTCCATTCACACGATTGTAAATTTCAGATAAATCAATGAGTGATGCAGTCGGTAAAAATTCCAGGTTATCAAAAATGGGACGCACTTGTTCCCACTCATACGTTTGGTAACGAGTTAATGCCTCCCATACGATGATTTTTCTGACAACAAGATCGGCACCAAATCGATACCTTTCACCATAAACCCTTCCGTCCAAAAATCCTTGTAAACCATTCATAATCTTTGATAAAACTTCATCAGGAATGGTTTTATTTGTCAGTTTAGCAGATGTTAAAACATACGCAGAAAGTAACTCACTTCCATAATCCATTCGAGCAAAATACTTCACAAGACCATCTGAATCTAAAAATGAATTTAGATCGGCTAGAACATCATTCCATAATCCATCCGATCGTAATCCTATCGCTTTTGAAACTCGTTGTTCCATACAAGAATAAGGATAGGTTTGGAAATACTTTTGGATTCCAGATGTACTGGTTAAAATAGTAGGTGAAGCTTTCCAAACCATCTTGCCAGTATTTGGTTTAGAGCCTGGAGGAGTTTGTGCTGATTCCTTAAATGGTGCTTCATATAATAGAAGCCCTGCTTGGTACACTCTTTCCGTAAAAGCTGGAATCACATTTTGTTCCACTGACAAAGAATCCATCACAGTTCCGTTAGGTGAAGAAACTTCTAATGAAAATTTACGTTTCACAATCTCTTCTGGAACGGTAAGATCCCAAGTGATCACTTTTGATTCCCCAGGAGATAACATTGCCGATTTGGTTTCTAATTCTGTTTTGTTTTCCGATCCATTTTTTGTGTCTACGACACTGAGTCGAAGCCGAAGTTGTTCTTTGGTATCACTTGCGTTTCGCAAAGTCACTTCGTGGTGCAAACTATCCCCCATGCGAACAACTGGTAGGATTCCAGAAAAAGTTTGGATTTTTTGGGAGGTTTGGATTTTTGCCATCCCTGTTCCAAATTCTTTTGGACCGGAACTGGCAACGGCAACGATACGAAAACTGGTGAGTGAGTCGTTTAATGGAAAACTAAATTTATACTTTCCATCTTTTCCTACAATCACCTTTCCTTTCCAATACAATAAGGTTTCAAAAAGAGAACGAGTGGATTGTTTTCCCCCACCACCTCCTTCAGGTTTTGCTTTGAGCCCAAAATGACGTTTCCCAATGATTTGTGATTGAGCTGTCGACGTTACCACTTGTAGAGGTCTTGTCCCCATCATCGCATCTAATAAATTCCAAGTTGGATTGGGAGAAAGTTCTAATAAGGCTTCATCCACAACTGCCAATGTAACTTCCGTTGACTCGGATGGGATTTTACCATCTGATGATTTAATTTCCAATTCCACTTCTGCAGTTTCTCTAACCTGGTATTGTTTTTTATTGGGAGTGACCGAAACGGACAAACTGTACGGTTTGTATCCAACTTTCAACATAGAAAGCCCCAAACGGTAACTTGGTTTGGCTAAGTCAACAAGGCCTGTTGGTTTTGGATCCCCCATTCGCCCACGCACAAGAAAAACAGAAACATAAACATTGGGAGCATATTCTTTTTTGATTGGAATGTTGATAAAGGGATCTTTTCCACTCACTGGTGTAACAAAATAATCGATCACACCTTCTCTCTCTAAACTGACTAGAGCAGTTCCCTCCCTAAAAGGAGATCTAACCTGAACCTTGATGGTTTCACCAATTTCAACGGAGCGTTTTTCAGGTAAGATGTCCATTCGGTTATGATCACTGACATCAAACCAAATTTCTTCCTTAGAACTCACCCATACATTATAAGTGGAGTTAGTTTGATTTCCATTTTTATCTTTTGTTTCCGCAACAAAAACGATGTCACCTGTAGCTGGTGCTTTTGCTTCACAAATTAGAATCCCTTTGTTATCCGTTTTTCCTTCGCAAAACTCTCCTAACTGATTGACTTCTTCATAGTGTTCGTAAGCATAAAAACCTCCAACGAGTCGTTTCCGATTGGAATAAAATTCTTTTTTGTAAGCATTTACCTTAATTTTCTGAGATGGAACGGGTTTGTCTTTAGCATCCAATACAACTAACTGTAGTTTTACTTTGTCTTCTGTGAAATACCATCCGTCAGGTAAAATTCCTAAATGAACTTCTGATGGTGAAACAGGAAAACTCCTGGAAATCGTATGAATTTCTCCAGTTGGGTCTGCATATTCCATTTCCACTTGGAAGTTGCCATACCCTGGAAGGGATTTTAAATTTTCAAATTTGTATTCTAAAAATCCTTTTGAATCCGTTTTTGCATTTGTGGAAAGGACCTTTGGTTTTGTTTCCTCAACTTCCTCTTCCTCATACCCACTCACCTTCCACTTTCCTTCTTTGATGGTTTCTGGCGAAAATGTAAATTCTGAATATTCTTCTTTTGGACTATAATAACCTGGCACCACTTGTGAACGAATTTTCACAGGAGTAAGTGATGCACCACCACCTGACAGGTATTCCAATCCAAAAAGTACCTTTGTTTCTTTGGGAGAAACAAGGCTTTGTGATTCGGAAGATAGTTGTATATTCCCCTTTAGGACTGGCAGACGGAATTCTTCCACACGAAATTGTGTGATGGTTCGACCATAACTTGTATCTTCTTGGTTATATGGATAGGTTACTAGATAAACACCATGTTTTGCATTTTTTGGAATTTTAAACTCGGACTCGGCGTGGCCTGGGAATGACCAAACCAATGGTGTCGTATAACTTTCACCAGAACCTTCATGTTTGATGACAACAGTATTCGGATAGTCTTTTGGTTCTGCAGGTATTAAACCCTTATTTCCAAAACTACGTCTAACGTGTTTTAGGTGAACAGTTTCCCCTTTTTTGAAAAGTGTCCGATCAAGAACAATGGATTCTAAATAATTTGCGTATCCTGCACTAGTTTGTGGAAGTTGGTAACGCCAACTCTCAATTCCCTTTTCCCATGTACTGGAAGTAAAACTGATATCATCATTTTTTTGAGCAAAAACGGTAAGACCAGAACCCAGCTCATGATAACCACAATACGGTACTTCCTGGAAATTGATATTTCCAAAGAGCATGGTTCCATCCTTTCCAGTGATCCCAGCTCCTCGAATATTACCGTTACAATCTAAAACTTTAATTTGTACGCCAGCTTCAGGAAGACCCGTATCCAAACTTGTCACCCAAACTAAACTAGTATCCTTTCCCCATTTAAAATGTGGAGATAAATTGGTAACAAGTGCCGCACTCGATACATACATTTTTTTACCTTCTCCTTGTGCAAAGAGATGGTTTGCAAGTACTTCACTCGTTAATTCAACAACATAAAATCCAGGTGAATCAAAAGGAATTCCGACAACTTCCATTGGTTTTTTGCCATTCGGTTTAGGTAACTGGAAAGAATTTATTTTTGTATTGGAGATAGGTGATTGGAAAACAGATTGGTTCCTTTCCACTTTGGATAGAGTTTGAAACCACTTTTGGATTTCTACAATGTCCATCGTTTTTTGACTTTTTGCACCCATTCCCAGGGAAGTCGATTTGATAGGCAGACTTGCTTCTAAGTTACGTAAGGTGACAGGAAGTGCAGGATTTGCTTTTGCTTCCAAAATTCCAAACTTTGCACTAAATTTTGCAAGGGGAGGAAATTCATCCGTTTTAAATTTTAATGGGAAGGCCGCGCTATTCGCCAAACTCCTGTTTGCATCATCTACTATGTCGGGAATCTTAATCTGGAACTCAGCATTTTCTGGGAAAGGACCTGGAAAACTTACCCAATCCGAATATTCGTTCCCTTTACTTGTTACTTTTTGCTTTGGATACTCTTTTCCATCCTTATCCACCAACTTAATTTTTTCAATTAACTCTTGTGAGACGGGTGAGTTAAAAGATAAACTTACTGGAAGTATGGGAATACAATTTGCATCGGCGGTTGTCCTCTCACAACTAAACCGTGCAGAAAATACAGGTCTTACCGTGAAAGTGAGAACTTCATCTTCTGGGATGGCACCACCCCATACAGACTTAATTCCTTTTCCAAGCACAAGTTGGATTTGTTTTTCTGGCAAAAACGTTTGTTTGGATTTTAAAACAATGGTTTCTTCTTTGTCCTTTTTCCCCATTGTTTGCAAAAATGTTTTTCGTTCAGAACCAGTGATGATTACAACTGGAATACGATTTCCCAATTCTTCGGAACGAAAGTACGCAAATTTTTGAAAACTACCAAGGTCAGGTATTCCATCTAAGTTTAATATAAATACTTGGTCTTCCGCAATCGTACTTTCTTGGTAAGGGGTAACATGCTTTACAGATGGTCCACCTGTGTGGAATCCAAACGATCTTTCCCCTTGTATCTTTTCACCACTAAATGACTTAATTCCCTCTTTTAAAACAAAGGAACACTCCACTCCGCCTGGTAATTCTTTTTCAAATTCATACACCCAAGTGGTGGAATCAATGAACCGACTGGTTCCAGGAAAAGGACACTTCACTTGGAAAATTTCAGTTTCTGGGCGGACATCACCCAGCGCCACCATGGGTTTTGTGAAACGAGCGGTTACTTGTTTGGGTTCTTTGACAAAACCATTGGGGGTAAAAAATTCAATGGAAGGTGGTGAAACTTGGGAAAAATCGGAACGCACCAAAATAAGAGAGAGAATGACGGACAAAAAAATGCGGAATCGAAAGAACATGGAAAGAAATTAGAAACGGGAACTGGATTGGAAAGAAAAAAAAGAAAATCAGGGATATTGGCCCCTCCCTGCGGGTCTCATAAGGAGAAACATCTATGAACGAAATTTAGACCTCGTTTTCTGAAAAAAGGTTTTCACTTTTTAGATCCTTTCCATCCCTGAATGCCCTTTTAGGCCCAAACAAAACGTTATCATTTCGGTTCCTTCGTTTAGTCAGAGTTTCTACTACAATCATAATGATACACTCACAATCATTTCAAAAACCAGATGCCTTAATGGCATTGTTTGAACATGGATTATTGTTTGGATCACAACTATACATCTTAAAGGTAAATGTTTGATTGGAGTTTGGTCTTTGCGTACTTGTGCCAAAATTTGTATTATTGGGAGGTGAAAATCCAAGGGAGTTACAATTTGATAGAGAAAGATTCCACTTTTCTAAATCCGTATTGAATATCCCTCCAGAACCTCCTTGCGGCGTATTATAATAGTTAGATGGACTCACAACAATTCCAACCAAAGTGAAACTGTCATAACATTCTCCTGTAAAGGATAGGTTTACAAGGTCGGCTCTTTTGATATGGACTAAAGATCCATTATTGTATTTATCGGATACAGCTCCATTGGATGCATTATTCAATAACAATGCTGTCATTCCATCTGTATTTTTAACTTTCGATTGAACACAATACATCTGTAATACGATAATTGATATGATATAAAATTTTTTCATGTTAATTCCTCTAATTTGATCGATAACCATACGATTCTGGAGATGTTGTGCCTGTCCAAAAATTTGCTTGTACTTGGAGGTATATCCTTCTGTCATCAATGAGCATTGGGCTTCCCGTATTCACATCTCTATCAAGTTTGTTTGCAAGGATTTCATAATAAAGTTGTACTTTATAATGATGTTTATCACCAAATAGATTTAATCCAATCCAATAGATACGTAAGGTTTCATTTGGATCATGACGATTACCATTTCGATTAAAATCTCCCATCAATTGGTCATATTTAAAGATTGGCATTAGATAAAATTTGTTAGTAATTGGGATATTGTATCCAAATGTTGTATGCCAACCGATAAGACCGTTCGAAGCAGGCCCACTCATTTTTGTATAAGCAGTATTGAAATAAAACCCACTCCAGGTAAAGGTAGCATCATATGTATGGGCAATTAGCCCCATCTTCGTACGTCCTGGAGTTGTGCCACCATTTTGTGTATTGTATCCAAGTGTTGAACTTCCTCCATCAGCGGAAGGGTACCCATTCACTCCTTGGGGAGTAACAAATGCGATTCCATTTGTTGTTCCAGCATTATATTCCATTGCAGATACAGCAGGTGTGACAAGGTTTTGAGTTTGTTGGAAAGCCGATCCTAAAGATAATTTCATATCCCTTTGGAAAATTTCCTCTCCCTCTTGCCAATTCACTTCACGGCCATCGGATTCTCGTTTTAAACTTCCCAAGACATTCCAAACTGCCCTACCATAATATGTTGGAGAAATATTAACAAAACCGTAACGATTGGATGTGGTAAGGTCTTGCCTTCTTCCAGTTCCATAATCACCACCCCCACCTTTTCCATTTCCCACCATAAACGATAGATGTAGGTAACGTTCGTACTTCGGATGAATTTCCTTCAATGGTGTTGCTTGTAACATGATACCATTGTCGAATTGTGGAAGAGCCGCTGTCACCATACTCCTCTCCAAAGAAA contains:
- a CDS encoding alpha-2-macroglobulin family protein; this translates as MFFRFRIFLSVILSLILVRSDFSQVSPPSIEFFTPNGFVKEPKQVTARFTKPMVALGDVRPETEIFQVKCPFPGTSRFIDSTTWVYEFEKELPGGVECSFVLKEGIKSFSGEKIQGERSFGFHTGGPSVKHVTPYQESTIAEDQVFILNLDGIPDLGSFQKFAYFRSEELGNRIPVVIITGSERKTFLQTMGKKDKEETIVLKSKQTFLPEKQIQLVLGKGIKSVWGGAIPEDEVLTFTVRPVFSARFSCERTTADANCIPILPVSLSFNSPVSQELIEKIKLVDKDGKEYPKQKVTSKGNEYSDWVSFPGPFPENAEFQIKIPDIVDDANRSLANSAAFPLKFKTDEFPPLAKFSAKFGILEAKANPALPVTLRNLEASLPIKSTSLGMGAKSQKTMDIVEIQKWFQTLSKVERNQSVFQSPISNTKINSFQLPKPNGKKPMEVVGIPFDSPGFYVVELTSEVLANHLFAQGEGKKMYVSSAALVTNLSPHFKWGKDTSLVWVTSLDTGLPEAGVQIKVLDCNGNIRGAGITGKDGTMLFGNINFQEVPYCGYHELGSGLTVFAQKNDDISFTSSTWEKGIESWRYQLPQTSAGYANYLESIVLDRTLFKKGETVHLKHVRRSFGNKGLIPAEPKDYPNTVVIKHEGSGESYTTPLVWSFPGHAESEFKIPKNAKHGVYLVTYPYNQEDTSYGRTITQFRVEEFRLPVLKGNIQLSSESQSLVSPKETKVLFGLEYLSGGGASLTPVKIRSQVVPGYYSPKEEYSEFTFSPETIKEGKWKVSGYEEEEVEETKPKVLSTNAKTDSKGFLEYKFENLKSLPGYGNFQVEMEYADPTGEIHTISRSFPVSPSEVHLGILPDGWYFTEDKVKLQLVVLDAKDKPVPSQKIKVNAYKKEFYSNRKRLVGGFYAYEHYEEVNQLGEFCEGKTDNKGILICEAKAPATGDIVFVAETKDKNGNQTNSTYNVWVSSKEEIWFDVSDHNRMDILPEKRSVEIGETIKVQVRSPFREGTALVSLEREGVIDYFVTPVSGKDPFINIPIKKEYAPNVYVSVFLVRGRMGDPKPTGLVDLAKPSYRLGLSMLKVGYKPYSLSVSVTPNKKQYQVRETAEVELEIKSSDGKIPSESTEVTLAVVDEALLELSPNPTWNLLDAMMGTRPLQVVTSTAQSQIIGKRHFGLKAKPEGGGGGKQSTRSLFETLLYWKGKVIVGKDGKYKFSFPLNDSLTSFRIVAVASSGPKEFGTGMAKIQTSQKIQTFSGILPVVRMGDSLHHEVTLRNASDTKEQLRLRLSVVDTKNGSENKTELETKSAMLSPGESKVITWDLTVPEEIVKRKFSLEVSSPNGTVMDSLSVEQNVIPAFTERVYQAGLLLYEAPFKESAQTPPGSKPNTGKMVWKASPTILTSTSGIQKYFQTYPYSCMEQRVSKAIGLRSDGLWNDVLADLNSFLDSDGLVKYFARMDYGSELLSAYVLTSAKLTNKTIPDEVLSKIMNGLQGFLDGRVYGERYRFGADLVVRKIIVWEALTRYQTYEWEQVRPIFDNLEFLPTASLIDLSEIYNRVNGADPKVKNRLYSVLRSKLNLQGSELIIADSGFTNPWWILGSKDYTMAKFLLWSISEPAYKKDMPRIVKAFVKMQKQGRYDSTLGNAYSVLVFDRVSKLLEGEKVSGGKVKIQTEKESLSLEPNGKQTVTQTLGMNPETFTVSYDGKGKPWLEWSVQSVLPLQTPISSGYRLKRSFEPVQVAKPGVLSKGDTIKIKLEIEADSDKTWVVVEDPIPPGSLPLGRGFGRESQINQDKPGDTSYYLSFEEKTLSLYRAYFEYLPKGKHVIEHSYRLNHVGNFILPPTRVEAMYSPETHAEWPNEIVRISENKD
- a CDS encoding LA_3150 family lipoprotein produces the protein MKKFYIISIIVLQMYCVQSKVKNTDGMTALLLNNASNGAVSDKYNNGSLVHIKRADLVNLSFTGECYDSFTLVGIVVSPSNYYNTPQGGSGGIFNTDLEKWNLSLSNCNSLGFSPPNNTNFGTSTQRPNSNQTFTFKMYSCDPNNNPCSNNAIKASGF